From Streptomyces sp. NBC_00775, one genomic window encodes:
- a CDS encoding 2-hydroxyacid dehydrogenase: MTSDVWLPFHADEIDGLPEGLNYHFWDGDQQFPANPADCAFYAVPYMKPPAVSQRPMSEMTSVRAVQTLSAGVDHVLPSLKFLRPGVQLCNARGVHEASTAELTLTLILASLRGIPGFVRGQDKEEWRSGFYPALADKTVLIVGYGSIGSAIEDRLAPFELARVARVARSERTTARGPVHPLTKLSSLLPEADVVVLSTPLTDATRGLVNADFLSRMKDGALLVNVARGPVVDTKALLAELENGRITAALDVTDPEPLPQGHPLWHAPGVLISPHVGGPTSAFLPRAKRLLVDQLNRFVNREPLRNVVLTTGA, encoded by the coding sequence ATGACTTCCGATGTGTGGCTTCCGTTTCACGCCGACGAGATCGACGGCCTCCCCGAGGGCCTGAACTACCACTTCTGGGACGGCGACCAGCAGTTTCCCGCGAATCCGGCCGACTGCGCGTTCTACGCCGTGCCCTATATGAAGCCGCCCGCCGTCTCCCAGCGGCCGATGTCCGAAATGACGTCGGTACGGGCCGTGCAGACCCTGTCCGCCGGTGTCGACCACGTCCTGCCGAGCCTCAAGTTCCTGCGCCCGGGCGTGCAGTTGTGCAACGCCCGCGGGGTGCACGAGGCGAGCACCGCCGAGCTCACCCTCACCCTGATCCTCGCCTCGCTGCGGGGCATCCCCGGTTTCGTACGGGGCCAGGACAAGGAGGAGTGGCGCTCGGGCTTCTATCCGGCGCTGGCCGACAAGACCGTACTGATCGTCGGGTACGGGTCGATCGGGTCCGCGATCGAGGACCGGCTCGCGCCCTTCGAGCTCGCGCGGGTGGCGCGCGTCGCGCGCTCCGAGCGCACCACGGCGCGCGGTCCAGTGCATCCGCTCACGAAACTGTCTTCTCTGCTGCCCGAAGCCGACGTAGTGGTCCTGTCGACGCCCCTCACGGACGCCACACGTGGCCTGGTGAACGCCGATTTCCTGTCCCGGATGAAGGACGGGGCGCTCCTCGTGAACGTCGCCCGCGGCCCCGTCGTCGACACCAAGGCGCTCCTCGCCGAGCTGGAGAACGGGCGCATCACCGCGGCGCTCGACGTCACCGATCCCGAGCCGCTGCCCCAGGGACACCCCTTGTGGCACGCGCCCGGCGTGCTCATCAGCCCCCATGTCGGCGGGCCCACCTCGGCGTTCCTGCCGCGCGCCAAGCGGCTCCTGGTGGACCAGTTGAACCGTTTCGTGAACCGGGAGCCGCTGCGCAACGTGGTCCTCACTACCGGCGCTTGA
- a CDS encoding GNAT family N-acetyltransferase, whose amino-acid sequence MYAISLGDDGAELRPLEPWHAEEFLAHLDRGREFISQFIPFGSKATDIASTRVLLQRYADMRAADTGSLHGLWLDGKLVGGVLFLNFDAERGNSEVGCWLEPDGTGRGLVTRAMRVLLDWAFEERGIHRIEWIAASGNQPSLNVARRLGMSRDGVRRESHPYRGVRHDLEVWSLLAPEWREARARAAHNDH is encoded by the coding sequence ATGTACGCGATATCTCTGGGTGACGACGGAGCGGAACTGCGGCCCCTGGAGCCGTGGCACGCCGAGGAGTTCCTGGCGCATCTGGACCGGGGCAGGGAGTTCATCAGCCAGTTCATCCCCTTCGGGTCCAAGGCGACGGACATCGCGTCCACGCGGGTCCTGCTCCAGAGGTACGCCGACATGCGCGCCGCCGACACCGGATCCCTGCACGGTCTGTGGCTGGACGGGAAGCTCGTGGGCGGGGTGCTCTTCCTGAACTTCGACGCGGAGCGCGGCAACAGCGAGGTCGGGTGCTGGCTGGAACCCGACGGCACCGGGCGCGGGCTCGTCACCCGTGCGATGCGGGTGCTCCTCGACTGGGCCTTCGAGGAGCGCGGGATCCACCGGATCGAGTGGATCGCCGCCTCCGGGAACCAGCCGAGCCTGAACGTGGCACGCCGGCTGGGCATGAGCCGGGACGGGGTGCGCCGGGAAAGCCACCCCTACCGGGGCGTACGGCACGATCTTGAGGTGTGGTCCCTCCTCGCCCCCGAATGGCGTGAGGCACGCGCGCGTGCCGCTCACAACGATCATTAA
- a CDS encoding helix-turn-helix transcriptional regulator has translation MLGPVETRSVSPVFVGRTDELGVLNEALARAAGGDAPPASTAAGEPQALLLGGEAGVGKTRLLEEFAAAAAREGAVVVSGGCVEIGADGLPFAPFSTALRALRRILPDEFAAAAAGQEEELARLLPELGETPRGQRYDEQGMARLFELTARLLERVAADRTVVVALEDLHWADASTRHLLAYLFRTLRTGRLVVVASYRADDIHRRHPLRPLLAELDRLRTVRRIELGRFSRAEVGRQIAGILAHEPDPAQVDEIFARSDGNAFFVEELAVAAHEGCRTGLTDTLRDLLLVRVEGLPESAQRVARIVAEGGSTVEYRLLAAVARLAEDDLIEALRAAVGANILLASPGGDGYRFRHSLVREAVSDDLLPGERSRFNRRYAEALEADPTLVPADERTTRLASYWYHAHDAAKALPAVLDASVEARRRHAHSEQLRLLERAMELWDIAPDAVRAALRPIDYVEVYPPCGCDPATTPLRYLDLMAEAAVAGRLCGERERALKITKKAGRLLEDEGDPLRAAWFWLQRSRLTQSLVRGDGWKELATAQDLVRGLPPSEVHAEVLSMVASWCMLHEPGPGALSAAERAVEYARMVGARDTELNARLTLGGLMVDAGDIEAGLAQMYEVKEQVNQSGASYVAGRAHINLPSNLESVGRSREAVTVLREGVELSRRNGLLDTQAWVWGNLSESLYTLGQWDEALEAARNTLAIGLSGKASGLGASRLARLALAFGDLPEAGRQLAAARGHFGTHDSMPQHSLPLMCTAIGIAAGEGRLLDARAELRQALDMGFAPGTQRYAWPLLRAAATAEADARGLPVAEAARAENVEHIRAAAKSLATGAPVWLAYAQWVRAELQRAEGVTTPHDWSEAVTAFEPLERPYDLARVRHRLAEALLTSGTDDDDRDRATELLRLARATADHLGARPLADAVALLAQRARLVLTHTREASALAPVDPAAALGLTSRERDVLRLVAAGRSNRQIAEELFISPKTASVHVSNILAKLDVSGRGEAAALAHRLRLFPPETRAAQAAG, from the coding sequence ATGCTCGGGCCTGTGGAGACCAGGTCCGTCAGCCCGGTGTTCGTCGGACGCACCGACGAATTGGGGGTGTTGAACGAAGCGCTCGCGCGCGCCGCCGGCGGGGATGCCCCGCCGGCGTCGACCGCTGCGGGAGAACCCCAGGCGTTGCTGCTCGGCGGCGAGGCCGGGGTCGGAAAGACCCGCCTGCTGGAGGAGTTCGCCGCCGCGGCCGCCCGCGAGGGCGCCGTCGTCGTGTCCGGCGGCTGCGTCGAGATCGGCGCCGACGGGCTTCCCTTCGCACCGTTCTCCACCGCCCTGCGCGCCCTGCGCCGCATCCTCCCCGACGAATTCGCCGCCGCGGCCGCCGGCCAGGAGGAGGAGCTGGCCCGGCTGCTGCCCGAGCTGGGCGAGACACCCCGGGGACAGCGGTACGACGAGCAGGGCATGGCCCGCCTCTTCGAACTCACCGCCCGTCTCCTGGAGCGCGTCGCCGCGGACCGCACGGTCGTCGTCGCCCTCGAAGACCTGCACTGGGCCGACGCCTCCACCCGCCACCTGCTCGCCTACCTCTTCCGCACGCTGCGCACCGGCCGCCTGGTCGTCGTCGCCAGTTACCGCGCCGACGACATCCACCGCCGCCACCCGCTGCGGCCCCTCCTCGCCGAGCTCGACCGCCTCCGCACGGTCCGCCGCATCGAACTCGGTCGCTTCAGCCGCGCCGAGGTCGGCCGCCAGATCGCCGGAATCCTCGCCCACGAACCCGACCCGGCCCAGGTCGACGAGATCTTCGCCCGCTCCGACGGCAACGCCTTCTTCGTCGAGGAACTCGCCGTCGCCGCCCACGAAGGCTGTCGTACGGGACTCACGGACACCCTGCGCGACCTCCTCCTCGTACGAGTCGAAGGCCTGCCCGAGAGCGCCCAGCGCGTCGCCCGGATCGTCGCCGAGGGCGGCTCCACCGTCGAGTACCGGCTGCTGGCCGCCGTGGCCCGGCTCGCCGAGGACGACCTGATCGAGGCGCTGCGGGCCGCCGTCGGCGCCAACATCCTGCTCGCCTCGCCCGGCGGCGACGGCTACCGCTTCCGCCACTCCCTGGTCCGCGAAGCCGTCAGCGACGATCTGCTGCCTGGCGAGCGCTCCCGCTTCAACCGCCGCTACGCCGAGGCCCTGGAGGCCGACCCGACACTCGTACCGGCCGACGAGCGGACCACCCGCCTCGCCAGCTACTGGTACCACGCCCACGACGCCGCCAAGGCCCTGCCCGCCGTCCTCGACGCCTCCGTCGAGGCCCGCCGCCGGCACGCCCACTCCGAGCAACTGCGGCTCCTGGAGCGGGCGATGGAGCTGTGGGACATCGCCCCCGACGCCGTACGGGCCGCACTGCGCCCCATCGACTACGTGGAGGTCTATCCGCCCTGCGGCTGCGACCCCGCCACCACCCCCCTGCGCTATCTCGACCTGATGGCCGAGGCCGCCGTCGCCGGCCGCCTGTGCGGGGAGCGCGAGCGCGCCCTGAAGATCACCAAGAAGGCGGGGCGCCTCCTGGAGGACGAGGGCGACCCGCTGCGCGCCGCCTGGTTCTGGCTCCAGCGTTCCCGGCTGACCCAGTCGCTGGTGCGCGGCGACGGCTGGAAGGAACTCGCCACCGCCCAGGACCTGGTGCGCGGCCTCCCGCCGTCCGAGGTGCACGCCGAGGTGCTGTCCATGGTCGCCTCCTGGTGCATGCTGCACGAACCGGGCCCCGGCGCCCTCTCCGCCGCCGAGCGCGCCGTGGAGTACGCGCGCATGGTGGGCGCCCGCGACACCGAGCTGAACGCCCGGCTCACGCTCGGCGGCCTCATGGTCGACGCGGGGGACATCGAGGCGGGACTCGCGCAGATGTACGAGGTCAAGGAGCAGGTGAACCAGTCCGGCGCCTCCTATGTCGCCGGCCGCGCGCACATCAACCTCCCGTCCAACCTGGAATCGGTCGGCCGCTCCCGCGAGGCCGTCACGGTCCTGCGGGAGGGCGTCGAACTCTCCCGCAGGAACGGCCTGCTGGACACCCAGGCCTGGGTCTGGGGCAACCTCTCCGAGTCGCTCTACACACTCGGCCAGTGGGACGAGGCCCTTGAGGCCGCACGGAACACGCTGGCCATCGGACTCAGCGGCAAGGCGTCCGGCCTCGGCGCCTCCCGGCTGGCGCGCCTCGCCCTCGCCTTCGGTGACCTCCCCGAGGCCGGACGCCAACTGGCCGCCGCCCGCGGCCACTTCGGCACCCACGACTCCATGCCCCAGCACTCCCTGCCGCTGATGTGCACAGCGATCGGGATAGCCGCCGGCGAGGGCCGCCTCCTCGACGCCCGCGCCGAGCTGCGGCAAGCCCTGGACATGGGATTCGCGCCCGGCACCCAGCGCTACGCCTGGCCCCTGCTGCGCGCCGCCGCCACCGCCGAGGCCGACGCCCGCGGGCTGCCCGTCGCCGAAGCGGCCCGCGCCGAGAACGTCGAACACATCCGCGCCGCCGCCAAGTCACTGGCCACCGGCGCGCCGGTCTGGCTCGCGTACGCGCAGTGGGTGCGCGCCGAACTCCAGCGCGCCGAGGGCGTGACCACGCCGCACGACTGGTCCGAGGCGGTCACCGCCTTCGAACCTCTGGAGCGCCCCTACGACCTCGCCCGTGTCCGCCACCGTCTCGCCGAGGCTCTGCTGACCTCGGGCACGGACGACGACGACCGCGACCGCGCCACGGAACTCCTCCGGCTGGCCCGGGCGACCGCCGACCACCTCGGCGCGCGCCCGCTCGCCGACGCCGTCGCGCTGCTCGCCCAGCGGGCCCGCCTGGTCCTGACCCACACCCGCGAAGCGTCCGCCCTCGCCCCCGTCGACCCGGCGGCGGCGCTCGGCCTCACCAGCCGCGAGCGCGATGTCCTCCGCCTTGTCGCCGCCGGCCGCAGCAACCGCCAGATCGCGGAGGAACTTTTCATCTCCCCTAAGACGGCCAGCGTCCACGTCTCGAACATTCTGGCCAAGCTGGACGTCTCAGGACGGGGGGAGGCGGCGGCCCTGGCGCATCGGCTGCGGCTGTTCCCACCGGAGACCCGCGCTGCCCAGGCGGCGGGCTGA
- a CDS encoding PQQ-dependent sugar dehydrogenase has product MVQRRAVTAVLAAAALLVTAGCSSGDGGTSGGGSAFPNAGSTEPGSPSSQQSAEETPPAKGSVKVLRTVTEDLDTPWGLAPLPEGGLLVSSRDKGTITRVDEKTGKKTVMGEVPGVAPAGEGGLLGIALSPDYASDHMIYAYFTTASDNRIVRMLYDDKKPSGEQLGAPDTIFKGIPKGMIHNGGRIAFGPDKMLYAGAGETGDRELAQDKKALGGKILRMTPDGEPAPGNPFGDSVVYSYGHRNVQGLAWDDKQRLWASEFGQDTWDELNQIKPGDNYGWPVVEGKSDNPKYHNPIAQWPTDEASPSGIAYAEGSIWMAGLKGERLWRIPLNGTKASAAPEAFLKGKYGRLRTVVSAGGDKLWLTTSETDGRGSPGKGDDRILEVEVK; this is encoded by the coding sequence ATGGTGCAACGTCGAGCAGTGACAGCCGTGTTGGCCGCGGCCGCGCTCCTGGTGACGGCCGGATGTTCCTCCGGCGACGGGGGAACGTCGGGCGGCGGGAGCGCGTTCCCGAACGCCGGGAGTACGGAGCCGGGGTCGCCCTCCTCCCAGCAGTCCGCGGAGGAGACACCGCCCGCCAAGGGCTCGGTGAAGGTCCTGCGCACCGTCACCGAGGACCTCGACACCCCTTGGGGCCTCGCGCCGCTGCCCGAGGGCGGACTGCTGGTGTCCTCGCGGGACAAGGGGACGATCACCCGGGTGGACGAGAAGACCGGCAAGAAGACAGTGATGGGCGAGGTGCCCGGGGTGGCGCCCGCGGGAGAGGGCGGCCTCCTGGGCATCGCGCTCTCCCCGGACTACGCCTCGGATCACATGATCTACGCCTACTTCACGACGGCCTCGGACAACCGCATCGTCCGCATGCTGTACGACGACAAGAAGCCGTCCGGCGAGCAGCTGGGCGCACCGGACACGATCTTCAAGGGCATCCCCAAGGGGATGATCCACAACGGCGGCCGGATCGCGTTCGGCCCGGACAAGATGCTGTACGCGGGTGCGGGTGAGACCGGTGACCGTGAGCTGGCCCAGGACAAGAAGGCGCTGGGCGGCAAGATCCTGCGGATGACACCGGACGGCGAGCCGGCGCCGGGCAATCCCTTCGGCGACTCGGTGGTCTATTCGTACGGGCATCGCAATGTCCAGGGCCTCGCCTGGGACGACAAACAGCGCCTGTGGGCCTCCGAGTTCGGCCAGGACACCTGGGACGAGCTCAACCAGATCAAGCCGGGTGACAACTACGGCTGGCCGGTGGTCGAGGGCAAGAGCGACAACCCCAAGTACCACAACCCGATCGCCCAGTGGCCCACCGACGAGGCCTCCCCCAGTGGCATCGCCTACGCCGAGGGCTCCATATGGATGGCCGGCCTCAAGGGGGAACGCCTGTGGCGCATCCCCCTGAACGGCACGAAGGCCTCCGCCGCCCCCGAGGCCTTCTTGAAGGGCAAGTACGGCCGCCTGCGCACGGTCGTCTCGGCGGGCGGAGACAAGCTCTGGCTGACGACGAGCGAGACGGACGGCCGCGGGAGCCCGGGGAAGGGGGACGACAGGATTCTGGAGGTGGAGGTGAAGTAG
- a CDS encoding DUF6191 domain-containing protein, translating into MFNMFEELFAPGRKHTNDERKRLELTRVDLNDADPGRGPIDLSSGKVVVRLPKPEPGQERAGTAEEPKSEREPKSGREPKSAREPKSGPDAS; encoded by the coding sequence GTGTTCAACATGTTCGAGGAGCTCTTCGCACCAGGCCGCAAGCACACGAACGACGAACGCAAACGCCTGGAACTGACCCGAGTGGACCTGAACGACGCCGACCCGGGCCGCGGCCCCATAGACCTGTCCTCGGGCAAGGTGGTCGTACGACTGCCGAAGCCGGAGCCCGGGCAGGAGCGGGCGGGCACGGCCGAGGAACCCAAGTCCGAGCGCGAGCCCAAGTCCGGGCGTGAACCGAAGTCCGCGCGTGAGCCCAAGTCCGGGCCCGACGCGTCCTGA
- a CDS encoding MMPL family transporter → MAALARWCVQHRLVVVLLWLLALGGVTSAAAVTGSAYSNDYEAPGTESGRATQLLRDGFPGLGGDSDTVVWHTSPGTVRSSDVEQTMTRTLDKISTLPGVASVVSPYEGQGSGQISADGGTAYATVTFHDQAENIDKGDAQAVVDTAKAAETKGLQVELGGSAIGLTGSSGGHLSEIVGVVVAAVVLFLAFGSLAASLLPIATALVGVGTAYAGIVLLGHAMTVADFAPMLGMLIGLGVGIDYALFIVTRHRRGLKRGLPVAEAARNAVATTGRAVVFAGATVCIALLGMLILRLGFLNGVAIAASLTVVLTVAASVTLLPALLSFIGPRALSRRERRRLYEHGPEPELPTGFAARWSVFVERHPKLLGAVAVVVMALLALPTLSLHLGTSDQGNDPKSTTTRAAYDLVAGGTSRSSEAETGGGFGAGVNGPLTLVTKVDGAEDKLALDNLDATLRATRGVASVTPVTYNTGGDTAYLIVVPESAPQSQKTSDLVGRLRADVLPRAEADTALDVHVGGVTASYDDFADVIVGKLPLFVGVVIGLGCVLLLLAFRSIGIPLKAAVMNIAAVAAAFGVVVAIFQWGWGSELLGLGRAGPIEPFLPVIMVSVLFGLSMDYQVFLVSRMYEEWLETGDNRRAVRVGLAETGRVINSAAVIMISVFLAFVLSGDRVIAMFGIALASAVALDAFVLRTLLVPALMHLLGGANWWLPRWLDQRLPRISIEPPECRAAHERLAAVTDAEVADVLEKERQRDVRDISG, encoded by the coding sequence GTGGCAGCCCTCGCACGTTGGTGTGTGCAGCACCGCCTCGTCGTCGTTCTGCTCTGGCTTCTCGCCCTCGGCGGTGTCACCTCCGCCGCTGCCGTCACGGGCTCCGCGTACTCGAACGACTACGAAGCCCCCGGCACCGAGTCGGGCCGCGCCACCCAGCTCCTGCGGGACGGCTTCCCGGGCCTCGGCGGCGACAGCGACACCGTCGTCTGGCACACCAGCCCCGGCACCGTGCGCTCCTCGGACGTCGAACAGACCATGACCCGGACCCTGGACAAGATCTCGACCCTGCCCGGCGTGGCCTCCGTCGTCAGCCCCTACGAGGGCCAGGGCTCGGGCCAGATCAGCGCCGACGGAGGTACGGCCTACGCCACCGTCACCTTCCACGACCAGGCCGAGAACATCGACAAGGGCGACGCGCAGGCCGTCGTTGACACCGCGAAGGCAGCCGAGACCAAAGGGCTCCAAGTGGAGCTGGGCGGCAGCGCGATAGGGCTCACCGGGTCGTCGGGCGGGCACCTCTCCGAGATCGTCGGCGTGGTCGTCGCCGCCGTCGTCCTCTTCCTCGCCTTCGGCTCGCTCGCCGCCTCCCTGCTGCCCATCGCCACCGCCCTGGTCGGCGTCGGCACGGCGTACGCCGGAATCGTGCTCCTCGGACACGCCATGACCGTCGCCGACTTCGCGCCCATGCTCGGCATGCTGATCGGACTCGGCGTCGGCATCGACTACGCGCTGTTCATCGTGACCCGGCACCGGCGCGGGCTGAAACGAGGTCTCCCGGTGGCCGAGGCCGCGCGGAACGCCGTCGCCACCACAGGGCGCGCGGTCGTCTTCGCGGGCGCCACCGTCTGCATCGCCCTGCTCGGCATGCTCATCCTGCGGCTCGGCTTCCTGAACGGCGTGGCGATCGCCGCCTCCTTGACCGTCGTCCTCACCGTCGCGGCCTCCGTGACGCTGCTGCCCGCGCTGCTCTCCTTCATCGGTCCACGCGCGTTGAGCCGCCGCGAGCGGCGCAGGCTCTACGAGCACGGGCCCGAACCGGAGCTCCCGACCGGGTTCGCCGCCCGCTGGTCCGTCTTCGTGGAACGGCACCCCAAGCTGCTGGGCGCGGTCGCCGTCGTCGTCATGGCGCTGCTCGCGCTGCCCACGCTCTCGCTCCACCTCGGCACCTCCGACCAGGGCAACGACCCGAAGTCGACGACCACGCGAGCGGCGTACGACCTGGTGGCTGGGGGCACCTCCCGGTCGAGCGAAGCCGAGACTGGGGGAGGCTTCGGTGCCGGCGTGAACGGCCCCCTCACCCTCGTCACGAAGGTCGACGGCGCCGAGGACAAGCTCGCGCTCGACAACCTGGACGCCACGCTCCGGGCGACCAGGGGCGTCGCGTCGGTGACCCCGGTGACGTACAACACCGGTGGTGACACCGCCTACCTCATCGTCGTCCCGGAGTCTGCGCCGCAGTCCCAGAAGACCAGCGATCTCGTGGGCAGGCTGCGGGCCGACGTCCTGCCGCGCGCCGAGGCGGACACCGCGCTCGATGTGCACGTCGGCGGTGTGACGGCCAGCTATGACGACTTCGCGGACGTCATCGTCGGCAAACTCCCGCTCTTCGTGGGCGTCGTGATCGGCCTCGGCTGCGTCCTCCTGCTGCTGGCCTTCCGTTCGATCGGCATCCCCCTGAAGGCCGCCGTGATGAACATCGCCGCCGTGGCCGCCGCCTTCGGAGTCGTCGTCGCGATCTTCCAGTGGGGCTGGGGCAGCGAACTGCTCGGCCTCGGCCGCGCGGGCCCGATCGAACCCTTCCTGCCCGTGATCATGGTGTCGGTCCTCTTCGGGCTCTCCATGGACTACCAGGTCTTCCTGGTCAGCCGGATGTACGAGGAATGGCTGGAAACCGGCGACAACCGGCGCGCCGTCCGGGTCGGCCTCGCCGAGACCGGCCGTGTGATCAACTCCGCCGCCGTCATCATGATCTCGGTCTTCCTCGCCTTCGTGCTCAGCGGCGACCGCGTCATCGCGATGTTCGGCATCGCCCTCGCCTCCGCCGTCGCCCTCGACGCCTTCGTCCTGCGTACGCTCCTGGTGCCCGCCCTCATGCACCTGCTGGGCGGCGCCAACTGGTGGCTGCCCCGCTGGCTCGACCAGCGGCTGCCGCGCATCAGCATCGAGCCGCCCGAATGCCGCGCCGCCCATGAGAGGCTGGCCGCGGTGACGGACGCCGAGGTGGCGGACGTACTGGAGAAGGAGCGGCAGCGGGATGTACGCGATATCTCTGGGTGA
- the gatB gene encoding Asp-tRNA(Asn)/Glu-tRNA(Gln) amidotransferase subunit GatB, whose translation MTTTTDLVSYEDALASYDPVMGLEVHVELGTRTKMFCGCSTELGAEPNSQTCPTCLGMPGALPVVNAIGIESAIKIGLALHCEIAEWCRFARKNYFYPDMPKNFQTSQYDEPIAFNGYLDVQLEDGEVFRVEIERAHMEEDTGKSLHVGGATGRIHGASHSLLDYNRAGIPLIEIVTKPIEGAGERAPEVAKAYVAELRELIKALGVSEARMEQGQMRCDVNLSLRPHGREKFGTRSETKNVNSLRSVERAARYEIQRHAAVLDSGGTIIQETRHFHEDTGSTTSGRVKEEAEDYRYFPEPDLVPVAPSREWVEELRAGLPEQPLARRNRLREEWGVNAHDMQSILNAGAIDPIVATIEAGADAASARKWWMGELARSANESGKALEDLPITAAQVARVAELVTSGDLNDKLARQVIEAVLAGEGTPDEVVEKRGLKVVSDEGALTAAVDEAIAGNPGIADKIRGGKVQAVGALVGAVMKATRGQADAARVKELILEKLGVSEG comes from the coding sequence GTGACCACCACGACCGACCTGGTGTCGTACGAGGACGCGCTGGCGTCGTACGACCCCGTCATGGGCCTCGAAGTCCACGTCGAACTCGGCACCAGGACCAAGATGTTCTGCGGGTGTTCGACCGAGCTGGGCGCCGAGCCCAACTCGCAGACCTGCCCGACCTGCCTCGGCATGCCCGGCGCACTCCCCGTCGTCAACGCGATCGGCATCGAGTCCGCCATCAAGATCGGTCTCGCGCTGCACTGCGAGATCGCCGAGTGGTGCCGCTTCGCCCGGAAGAACTACTTCTATCCGGACATGCCGAAGAACTTCCAGACCTCCCAGTACGACGAGCCGATCGCCTTCAACGGCTACCTCGACGTACAGCTGGAGGACGGCGAGGTCTTCCGCGTGGAGATCGAGCGCGCCCACATGGAGGAGGACACCGGTAAGTCGCTGCACGTCGGCGGCGCCACCGGCCGTATCCACGGCGCGTCCCACTCGCTGCTCGACTACAACCGCGCGGGCATCCCGCTCATCGAGATCGTAACCAAGCCGATCGAGGGCGCGGGCGAGCGTGCTCCCGAGGTCGCCAAGGCGTACGTCGCCGAGCTGCGCGAGCTCATCAAGGCGCTCGGTGTCTCCGAGGCCCGCATGGAGCAGGGCCAGATGCGCTGCGACGTGAACCTGTCGCTGCGTCCGCACGGCCGCGAGAAGTTCGGCACGCGCTCCGAGACGAAGAACGTCAACTCGCTGCGTTCCGTGGAGCGTGCGGCCCGCTACGAGATCCAGCGCCACGCCGCGGTGCTGGACTCCGGCGGCACGATCATCCAGGAGACCCGCCACTTCCACGAGGACACCGGGTCCACGACCTCGGGCCGCGTGAAGGAGGAGGCCGAGGACTACCGGTACTTCCCGGAGCCCGACCTGGTCCCCGTCGCCCCGTCCCGTGAGTGGGTCGAGGAGCTGCGCGCCGGTCTGCCCGAGCAGCCGCTGGCCCGCCGCAACCGGCTGCGCGAGGAGTGGGGCGTCAATGCCCACGACATGCAGTCGATCCTCAACGCCGGTGCCATCGACCCGATCGTCGCCACGATCGAGGCCGGCGCGGACGCCGCGTCCGCCCGCAAGTGGTGGATGGGCGAACTGGCCCGCAGCGCCAACGAGTCGGGCAAGGCCCTGGAGGACCTGCCGATCACCGCGGCGCAGGTCGCCCGGGTCGCCGAGCTCGTCACCTCCGGCGATCTGAACGACAAGCTGGCCCGCCAGGTCATCGAAGCCGTTCTCGCGGGAGAAGGCACCCCGGACGAGGTCGTCGAGAAGCGCGGTCTGAAGGTCGTCTCGGACGAGGGCGCGCTGACCGCCGCCGTCGACGAGGCCATCGCCGGCAACCCCGGCATCGCCGACAAGATCCGCGGCGGCAAGGTCCAGGCCGTCGGCGCGCTCGTCGGTGCGGTCATGAAGGCCACCCGGGGCCAGGCCGACGCGGCCCGCGTCAAGGAGCTCATCCTGGAGAAGCTGGGCGTCAGCGAGGGCTGA
- a CDS encoding aldo/keto reductase, which produces MERRTIGAAALDVGAVGLGCMPMSWAYTGSRQRGEESLRAVHTALDRGSTLLDTADMYGPFTNELLVGRVLKERRSEAFVSTKVGLLVGEQHIVANGRPGYVKRACDASLRRLQTDVIDLYQLHRADPEVPVEETWGAMADLVSAGKVRSLGLCAVGARSARRSGARLHDGTIRQLERVQQVFPVSAVEAELSVWSTEALDALLPWCAARGVGFLAAMPLGNGFLTGTLTPGEGFEPDDVRARHPRFTAEMMAANQPLVVGLRRIARRHGDHENAVTPAQVALAWVLAQGPHVVPVPGAKRERWVTENAGAAGLRLTAEDLAEVAGLPGARGSWD; this is translated from the coding sequence GTGGAGCGCAGGACGATCGGGGCTGCGGCGCTCGATGTGGGGGCGGTCGGGCTCGGATGCATGCCGATGAGCTGGGCGTACACGGGTTCGCGGCAGCGTGGTGAGGAGTCGCTCCGCGCGGTGCACACGGCACTCGACCGGGGTTCGACGCTGCTCGACACGGCCGACATGTACGGCCCCTTCACCAACGAGCTGCTGGTGGGGCGGGTGCTCAAGGAGCGGCGCTCCGAGGCCTTCGTGTCGACCAAGGTCGGCCTGCTGGTGGGCGAGCAGCACATCGTGGCCAATGGGCGCCCCGGCTATGTGAAGCGGGCGTGCGACGCGTCGCTGCGGCGCCTCCAGACGGACGTGATCGACCTCTATCAGCTGCACCGCGCGGACCCGGAGGTTCCGGTCGAGGAGACCTGGGGCGCGATGGCCGACCTCGTGTCGGCCGGAAAAGTGCGGTCGCTCGGACTGTGCGCGGTGGGCGCCCGGTCCGCCCGCCGTTCAGGGGCCCGGCTGCACGACGGAACGATCCGGCAACTGGAGCGGGTGCAACAGGTCTTCCCGGTGAGCGCCGTGGAGGCGGAGCTGTCGGTGTGGTCGACGGAGGCGCTGGACGCGCTGCTGCCGTGGTGCGCGGCGCGCGGGGTCGGTTTCCTGGCCGCGATGCCGCTCGGCAACGGCTTCCTGACCGGCACGCTGACCCCCGGCGAGGGCTTCGAACCCGACGACGTGCGCGCCCGCCACCCTCGCTTCACGGCCGAGATGATGGCCGCGAACCAGCCCCTGGTCGTAGGGCTGCGGCGCATCGCCCGGCGGCACGGGGACCACGAGAACGCGGTCACGCCCGCGCAGGTGGCGCTGGCATGGGTCCTGGCGCAGGGTCCGCACGTGGTCCCGGTGCCGGGGGCCAAGCGGGAGCGCTGGGTCACGGAGAACGCGGGCGCGGCCGGGCTGCGGCTGACGGCGGAGGACCTCGCGGAGGTGGCGGGGCTGCCGGGGGCACGGGGATCCTGGGACTGA